The following proteins come from a genomic window of Micromonas commoda chromosome 2, complete sequence:
- a CDS encoding predicted protein, with protein sequence MKRNDSFRDVTAVAKHFPSYLEKRVAEESFVHEAVQYAMWLPLAAGAKHIGWNSVAYLFLTWFILGELALIYMKLKLRFIKWYHVIALTIAAGVHWSAELALDENSYWRYLTLYVIGGIGVMAVVLPFVPRKFTRGAPDFLFQLGFLAGSSREKSAAGEVKKEK encoded by the coding sequence ATGAAGCGCAACGATTCCTTccgcgacgtcaccgcggtggcgaagcATTTCCCCTCTTACCTGGAGAAGAGGGTGGCGGAGGAGTCATTCGTGCACGAGGCTGTGCAGTATGCCATGTGGCTGCCCCTAGCCGCGGGAGCCAAGCACATCGGATGGAACAGCGTGGCCTACCTGTTCCTCACCTGGTTCATCCTGGGAGAGCTGGCGCTGATTTACATGAAGCTGAAGCTGAGGTTCATCAAATGGTACCACGTGATTGCTCTCACAATCGCCGCGGGTGTGCACTGgagcgcggagctcgcgctggacgagaaCTCGTACTGGAGGTACTTGACGCTGTACGTGATCGGGGGCATCGGCGTCATGGCGGTCGTGCTGCCCTTCGTACCGAGGAAGTtcacgcgaggcgcgccggaTTTTCTCTTCCAGCTGGGGTTCCTCGCCGGGTCGAGTCGGGAgaagtcggcggcgggggaggtgaagaaggagaagTAG
- a CDS encoding predicted protein gives MGKTRGLGAGRKLRNLRREQRWADKDFNKANLGSEWKKPFAGCSHAKGIVLEKLGIEAKQPNSAIRKCVRVQLIKNGKKIAAFVPRDGCLNFVDENDEVLIAGFGRKGHAVGDIPGVRFKVVKVAGVALSALFREKKEKPRS, from the exons ATGGG TAAGACTCGTGGTCTTGGAGCCGGTCGTAAGCTGCGCAActtgcgccgcgagcagcgctGGGCGGACAAGGACTTCAACAAGGCGAACCTCGGTTCCGAGTGGAAGAAGCCCTTCGCCGGCTGCTCCCACGCCAAGGGCATCGtcctcgagaagctcggTATCGAGGCCAAGCAGCCCAACTCCGCCATCCGTAAGTGCGTGCGCGTTCAGCTCATCAAGAACGGCAAGAAGATCGCCGCCTTCGTGCCCCGCGACGGTTGCCTCAACTTcgtcgacgagaacgacgaggTTCTCATCGCCGGCTTCGGCCGTAAGggccacgccgtcggcgataTCCCCGGTGTGCGTTTCAAGGTGGTGAAGGTGGCGGGTGTGGCTCTCTCCGCGCTCTTCcgcgagaagaaggagaagccCCGTTCTTAA
- the GLYK gene encoding glycerate kinase (putative glycerate kinase, involved in C2 cycle of photorespiration, chloroplast targeted if model is extended upstream to next initiator Met), translating into MALSEVTSPDPSDRAAVRDYVLGGPLIDQLSISRENATDDVVDRWTSVAARLCDQLSLEQASLDPAQASRVYRYYMPVYLWCLARLEAHRSASAPGAACPPLVVGLSAPQGCGKTTLVAQLTRLLDADGVRAASVSIDDVYLTGAEQETLANKNPHNPLLRFRGNAGSHDVALGVRTIESLKALNANPGSTTKVPRYDKTMRGGRGDRAPRDIWPTHTAPLHLVLLEGWMLGFSPVGDEAVKAFDPHLAAVNRELRRGGYDRLHLAVDDWVVVRVEHIEWVREWRLEAEREARAAGRGALTDDEVADFVDRFLPAYRAYLPGLYGDGPFGSQTGKVLTVRVDRGRNVLDV; encoded by the coding sequence ATGGCGCTCTCGGAGGTGACCTCGCCGGACCCTTcggaccgcgcggcggtgcgcgacTACGTCCTGGGCGGTCCGCTCATCGACCAACTGTCTATATCCCGCGAGAACGCGACGGACGATGTGGTCGACCGGTGgacgtccgtcgcggcgcggctgtgCGACCAGCTCTCGTTGGAACAGGCGTCGCTCGACCCCGCGCAGGCTTCGAGGGTGTACAGGTACTACATGCCCGTCTACCTGTGGTGCCTCGCCCGCCTGGAGGCTCACAGGTCCGCCTCAgccccgggcgccgcgtgcccGCCCTTGGTCGTCGGCCTGAGCGCCCCGCAGGGCTGCGGTAAGACCACGCTCGTCGCCCAGCTGACCCGactgctcgacgccgacggcgttcgcgccgcgtccgtgtccatcgacgacgtgtACCTGACGGGCGCGGAACAGGAGACGCTGGCGAACAAAAACCCACACAACCCGCTGCTGCGGTTCAGGGGCAACGCCGGGTCCCACGACGTGGCGCTGGGCGTGCGCACGATCGAGTCGCTGAAAGCGCTCAACGCGAACccggggtcgacgacgaaagTGCCCAGGTACGACAAGACGAtgcgcgggggacgaggggACAGGGCGCCGAGAGATATCTGGCCGACACACACGGCACCTCTGCACCTGGTCCTGCTGGAGGGTTGGATGCTGGGTTTCTctcccgtcggcgacgaggcggttaAAGCGTTTGAtccgcacctcgccgccgtcaaccGAGagctccgacgcggcgggtacGACCGGCTCCacctcgcggtggacgactGGGTCGTGGTGAGGGTGGAGCACATCGAGTGGGTGAGGGAGTGGAGGCTGGAGGCGGAgcgggaggcgagggcggcggggaggggcgcgctgaccgacgacgaggtggcggACTTTGTCGACAGATTCTTGCCGGCGTATCGGGCGTACCTCCCGGGGCTGTACGGCGACGGTCCGTTTGGGAGCCAGACCGGGAAGGTGCTGACCGTGCGAGTAGATCGGGGGAGGAACGTGCTGGACGTTTAG
- a CDS encoding actin superfamily (Nuclear actin-related protein involved in chromatin remodeling; predicted homolog of Arabidopsis thaliana ARP7. ChromDB ID: ARP20103), with product MATTIGDNAVVIDYDDDFIRAGYAVPEREPGVLQPALVRPAGSGAGGETSRPIRDRRVEDWDQLEALLADVFYRQCAWVKGDEGACLITEPMFTSKADRERLTQMMFESFNVSGLYVAEQPVAALYAVGKVTGVSVDVGYSVTDVAPVVEGSLVSPAAQRCEAGHSLVTAELIARCGEEHRRLREHERDAVRDATAAVTPSRDDASGDDVPLRDETYTLPDGRKVSVPGAARRECVERGLFRPSDRAGLVDAAAAAIAACPAEQRRAVVDAVGVCGAWAGRTEGLDARILADLEQQLPPSMKPFLASTPEYMPTGTARWAPWIGGAILSKVVFTHNQHVTKVEYQETGPSVAAKLKG from the coding sequence atggcgacgacgatcggtGACAACGCCGTGGTCATCGATTACGACGATGATTTTATTCGCGCGGGCTACGccgtccccgagcgcgagcccggGGTGCTTCAGCCTGCGCTGGTGCGACCCGCGGGAtctggcgccggcggagaaACCTCGCGACCAatccgcgatcgccgcgtcgaggactgGGACCAGCTCGAGgctctcctcgccgacgtgtTCTACCGCCAGTGCGCGTGGGTaaagggcgacgagggcgcgtgCCTGATAACCGAGCCCATGTTCACCTCCAAGGCGGACCGCGAGCGACTGACGCAGATGATGTTCGAGTCCTTCAACGTGTCCGGCTTGTACGTCGCGGAGcagcccgtcgcggcgctgtacgCGGTGGGCAAGGTGACGGGCGTCAGCGTGGACGTGGGGTACTCGGTgacggacgtcgcgccggtggtTGAGGGCAGCCTggtctcgcccgcggcgcagagGTGCGAGGCGGGGCATtccctcgtcaccgccgagctcatcgcgcggtgcggcgaggagcaccgccgcctgcgcgagcacgagagggacgcggtcagggacgcgaccgcggcggtgaccccgtcgcgggacgacgcgagcggcgacgacgttccGTTGCGGGATGAGACGTACACGCTGCCGGACGGGAGGAAGGTTTCggttcccggcgccgcgaggagggagtGCGTGGAACGCGGTTTGTTCCGTCcgagcgaccgcgcgggtctcgtcgacgccgccgccgctgccatcgccgcgtgcccGGCGGAACAGAGGAGagcggtggtggacgcggtgggggtgtgcggcgcgtgggcgggtCGCACCGAGGGACTGGACGCGAGGATACTGGCGGATCTGGAGCAGCAGCTGCCCCCGTCGATGAAGCCGTTTCTGGCGTCCACGCCCGAGTACATGCCGaccgggacggcgcggtgggcgccgtgGATCGGCGGGGCGATCCTCTCCAAGGTTGTGTTCACGCACAACCAGCACGTGACCAAGGTGGAGTACCAGGAGACCGGTCCATCGGTCGCTGCGAAACTCAAGGGATGA
- a CDS encoding predicted protein, whose protein sequence is MKLALARAMCLNADILLMDEPTNHLDVMNVKWVEEYLLGLKDVTCVMVSHDTGLLDRVCNNIIAIENLKLKQFKGNLTQYVEKNPKAKSFFELKSSTGFVMKFPQPGFIEGVKSKGKPLMKMANCTYTYPVNSVPTVKNVTVQVSLASRVACVGPNGVGKSTMIKLLTGEVVPQEGTVWKHPNARVAYVAQHAFHHIEQHLEKTPNEYIRWRFQHGDDKEALAKDTMVLTDEEKEKVKEPVTFEIEDEKGNKTKVKWRIEKLTGGRKQVKKEVEYEVQFVGMSYNSNRYVSASKLAKWGFSKHMLVVDEKVAQRAGAFSTPLTTANVEKHLEDVGLDKEFGTHTRMSALSGGQKVKVVIAAAMWALPHIVILDEPTNYLDRDSLGALAGAIRTYEGGVVMITHNNEFCSALCPETWLMQKDPADGIAQCNCKGDAEWMAKAAKESVQAAVQLDEITDALGNVVKIEKEKKSKDKMSRKEKKQAEKIRKAKIARGEAVSSDDEDWD, encoded by the coding sequence TGTGACCTGCGTGATGGTGTCCCACGACACTGGCTTGCTCGACCGCGTGTGCAACAATATCATCGCCATCGAGAACCTCAAGCTCAAGCAGTTCAAGGGTAACCTCACCCAGTACGTCGAGAAGAACCCCAAGGCGAAGTCGTTCTTCGAGCTGAAGTCCTCCACCGGGTTCGTCATGAAGTTCCCCCAGCCGGGCTTCATCGAGGGCGTCAAGTCAAAGGGTAAGCCCCTCATGAAGATGGCAAACTGCACCTACACCTACCCCGTCAACTCGGTGCCGACGGTGAAGAACGTGACCGTTCAGGTGTCGCtcgcatcgcgcgtcgcgtgcgtcggaCCCAACGGTGTCGGCAAGTCCACCATGATCAAGCTCCTCACCGGAGAGGTCGTCCCCCAGGAGGGTACCGTGTGGAAGCACcccaacgcgcgcgtcgcttaCGTTGCGCAGCACGCCTTCCACCACATCGAACAGCACCTCGAGAAGACCCCCAACGAGTACATCCGCTGGCGCTTCcagcacggcgacgacaaggaGGCTCTCGCCAAGGACACCATGGTGCTCACCGatgaggagaaggagaaggtcAAGGAGCCCGTCACCTTTGAGATTGAGGACGAGAAGGGCAACAAGACCAAGGTCAAGTGGCGCATCGAGAAGCTCACCGGCGGCAGGAAGCAGGTGAAGAAGGAGGTTGAGTACGAGGTTCAGTTCGTGGGCATGTCCTACAACTCCAACAGGTACGTCTCTGCCTCCAAGCTCGCAAAGTGGGGCTTCAGCAAGCACATGCTCGTCGTTGACGAGAAGGTTGcacagcgcgccggcgccttcTCCACCCCGCTCACCACCGCTAACGTGGAGAAGCACCTCGAGGACGTTGGCCTCGACAAGGAGTTCGGCACTCACACCCGCATGTCCGCCCTCTCCGGCGGCCAGAAGGTGAAGGttgtcatcgccgccgccatgtgGGCCCTGCCCCACATCGTCATTCTCGACGAGCCCACCAACTACCTCGATCGCGACTCCcttggcgccctcgccggcgccatccgCACGtacgagggcggcgtggtGATGATCACTCACAACAACGAGTTCTGCTCCGCGCTCTGCCCCGAGACGTGGCTCATGCAGAAGGATCCCGCCGACGGCATCGCGCAGTGCAACTGCAAGGGTGACGCCGAGTGGAtggccaaggctgccaaggAGAGCGTCCAAGCCGCCGTGCAGCTCGACGAGAtcaccgacgccctcggcaaCGTGGTCAAGATtgagaaggagaagaagtcCAAGGACAAGATGTCCaggaaggagaagaagcaGGCTGAGAAGATCAGGAAGGCCAAgatcgcccgcggcgaggcggtctcctcggacgacgaggactgGGATTAA